A stretch of DNA from Cololabis saira isolate AMF1-May2022 chromosome 17, fColSai1.1, whole genome shotgun sequence:
cacagaccgtggtattaATATGAATAAATGTGTCGTCCTGCAGGGGAGATGGTGGAGGACACCCTGAAGAAAGCTCTGGGTGGAGACGACAAGAAGGAGGCGGAGAAGGAGAAGGGCGGAGCCGAGGGCTCCGGAGAGGGCGGGTTCGGCATCGGTGACGCCCTCTCATTGGTCggagggaagaaggaggagGACAAGGGCGGGTTCGGCGTGGGAGACGCCCTCTCATTGGTCGGAGGGAAGAGCGAGGggagcggaggaggaggaggtgggtcCCACCTTTGGTCCGCGGGGGAACCAGCGGGTtactctgagacataaaaatactattagaaaacggaaaggtgaaatcctgcaacctgattggttgttaactgtgctataatgatctgattggttgttaactgtggtataatgatctgattggttgttaactgtggtataatgatctgattggttgttaactgtggtataatgatctgattggttgttaactgtggtataatgatctgattggttgttaactgtggtataatgatctgattggttgttaactgtggtataatgagcttataccacggcttctattctaaagtctcatcacagcagatcattccataaaattcagaatccaatttaaaattgtattacttgcgtataaagcccaaaacggcttagctccgcattatttgcaagacctgatagtgccttatgttcctggcagagctctctgttctcagagtgcaggtttactcgtagttcctagagtatccaaatgtagatttggagggcgggcgttctgctatcaggcaccattactatggaaccaacttccaatctgggttaaggaggctgacaccacctccacctttaaaactaaacttaaaacctttctgtttagtaaagcctatagttagtgtttagtaaacctctagctggtgttggtaaatctctaggtagtgtaaactctagtgtgttagagtcgctcctgtagtttcttgtgctgtcCTGGTGGCCCCTGGTGGCCCCTGGTGGCCCCTGGTGGCCCCTGGTGGCCCCTGGCGGCCCCTGGTGGCCCCCTGGTGGCCCCTGGTGGCCCCtggtgccccctggtggcccctggtggcccctggtggcccctggtggcccctggtggccccctgctgccccctggtggcccctggtggccccctgctgccccctggtggcccccTGGTGGCCCCTGGTGGCCCCCCGGTGGCCCCTGGTGGCCCCTGGTGGCCCCTGGTGGCCCCCTGGTGGCCCTTGGTGGCTACCGGTGGCCCCTGGTGGCCCCTGGTGGACCCCTGGTGGCCCCTGGCGGCCCCTGGTGGCCCTTGGCAGGTCCTGACTGCTGTTGTTCTCTCTCCTCAGGAGTGGATGTGAAGAACGCTCTGGGAGGACTGTTCGGGTagaacctggttctggttctggttctgggtcgtCTCCGTCACACCTCCAgctgtgacctctgacctccggAGACGCTTCGCCACCGTTACAGATGTCGTCATTTTACAGATTAATCAATAATGAAACAATCTTGTGTTAAGTGATTAAATTCAGGAAAATGTCAAATTAAACCTAATAAAACTGTCAAACTGTCTCTTGAGTTTCCTGAATAATGAGATTAAAACGTTTTATACCGACGGCAGGAGGATGCAGAACAGCTGGAAGGGGTTTTAGTTTTCAGATGAAGAACCTTTTCACTGGTTTCCTCTTCGATCGATCGATCTGAAACCgattctcaaactaaaatatcaatatttttgatacttcagtcattcGTGGTGATGTTTATCATTAACAGTAatacggtggaaagtaactaaactattcagatttagTCTAAATGACACGATGCTGGTATAAACTACTTTtttagttcttatttttgtttattattctcatttattattattattattattctcacaTATGATCATTTTACTTAGGatctttttttagtgatggaaacaccttcttcaaacactttttttataGTTGTAAAAGCTCGGCTGTATCGTGAAAGAGGCCGCTACTTCAGTGttcttatattatatatatatatatatatatatatatatatatatatatatgtatatatatatatatatattttaattatacttctgactttaaatTAATAGCTAAAAAAGTGACTCTGTCATTTATCTATctaaaatatctaaaatacactcATTTTTTTAGATTTCCCGGGGacattaggtgtatttgcacAGATCGGTATCTAATCAGTATCACTGATACCAGCATGAGAGAGGATATCGGTGGTAACGAACATCACTAGTTAATACTGTAAGTTAGTAGTAAGAAGTAAGTAGCTTTTAACCTTGTGGAAACGGCGGCTTATTAAGGGGAACTAAACTGATGATAAAACTGATGATACTCTCCAGCAGCAGGAAGTATCGTCTCCTCCCAGGATTCTGTCATTCCAACGGTGTAATATTGACCTTCTGACCTCTTACAAGTATCTGAGCATTTTAATCCATGATCAGTTTTCTTTTACATCGCAGTTCTGGGGTCCCTGATTAAAGATCAGTGGGCCGAGCAGCGACCCCTgcggaactccacatgtgaacTTTTACTATGATGAACacactattttctattttttaactaaactaaattaactaAATCTGTAActgcttttctttatttcagaatttttttaataatttctgcaggttttaaaaAGTTTGATCGAGTTTTATCAAGTTTAATCAGGTTTTGTTTTATAAGGTTTTATTACGTTTTATAAGATTTGATCAGATTTTATCAAGTTTAATCAGGTTTTGTTTTATAaggttttattaagttttataAGGTTTGATCACGTTTTATCGGGTTTTATAAGGTTATATCAGGGTTTATCAGGTTTTAACGAGCATAAATGTGCAGGACTCACCTGGATTTATCTGAAGAGTGTTTaggagtcacacacacacacgcacgcacgcacgcacgcacgcacgcacgcacgcacgcacgcacgcacgcacgcacgcacgcacgcacgcacgcacgcacgcacgcacgcacgcacgcacgcacgcacgcacgcacacacacacacacacacatattacagcaaaaaaacaacattaatttAAACTTgagaaaacaaaagcaaaatgtgatttttttcaATTTGGAAACAAAGTTTGAAAACTTTTATAAAAGTAATAAACTCAACTTTTTTACATTGATATATTGttaaggtggtattagtctGACTTTATTGATATGTTCTTAAGGAGGTATTAGACTGACtattgatatatttttaaggtggtattagtctGACTTTATTGATATGTTCTTAATGTTACCAGTCGTTCTTAATCGTAATTGCAGTTCCCGTCTTTGTCCAGCAGATGGAGCCAGAGGAATTTAAACCTCCTCTCAATCAGGGAGTTTGTTGCAGCGGAGTCTTGATGTGATTTGTTCTTTGTCCACCAGATGGCGCTGTTCTAAAATAAAAGGATTTATTCTCACGACATGCACACGTTCATAtatacaggggtgcacacaagccgggactccagggctagtctactgcatgttttagatgtttccctgtcttcaacacacctgattctcatcactggtcgtcatcaacatcatcaaggtttacacaactctgttggtgacacagccttgatCTGctaggaaccagaaccagaaccagaaccaggtccaggtctggtgacacagccttgtctatcagggttgtgttgaggaaacatctaaaacgtgcagtagactggccctcgagtcccggcttgtgtgcacccctgcatatatatatatatatacacagtatagtCTTTTATATGATTCTTACGGAGCTCCtgaagggacacagattttttaaatatatattatatatattaagtgagcacgtaaagttgtttacttgcaagcaaagtggtaatgtccttataatggagtcccaggttaaaatatagctcagctaaatcctgtaatgtcatttccattcataaacagagcaggaaCTGGTTGGTTCCTGTTCCAGCAATAGTACTTATAGTACCATAATActcccatgtacttgtttttactcccatgtacttgtttttacgctcacgtagaacaacttttaggcgctcacttataagttttgcgagagcgcaagaaactttttagtgagtgcataaacgttttacgtgctcacttaaaggttttacgcgcgcgcgtaaaaaactcattatatatatatataaaaaaaaatctgtgtccctttaggggctccgtagattcTTTTCTTTAATATGATAAGATAAATTACGCCTTAATTCTTAATTTGTTCTgctttatacatacatatatacagtggggagaacaagtatttgatacactgccgattttgcaggttttcccacttgcaaagcatgtagaagtctgtaatttttatcataggtactcttcaactgtgagtgacagaatctaaaaaaaaaaatccagaaaatcacattgtatgatttttaagtggtagcctagtggttgcAGAAGTGgactggagtctggaggaccaggttcaagcccccagAATGCAACCCAGGTCAACCaccctgggcccctgagcaaggccctcaaCCCCAACCGCTCCCCGGGGGCCGTTTatatggcagcccactgctctctagtctaattagagatgggttaaatgcagagaaacaaATTCCACCAGCCTGGCTGTGTGgtcattaataaattaaaaaaaaaaaagtaattaatttgcattttattgcatgacataagtatttgatcacctgtcaaccagtaagacttccggctctcacagacctgttagttcttctttaagaagccctcctgttctccactcattacctgtattaactgcacctgtttgaactcgttacctgtataaaagacacctgtccacacactcaatcaaacaaactccaacctctccacaatggccaagaccagagagctgtgtaaggacatcagggataaaattgtagacctgcacaaggctgggatgggctacaggacaataggcaagcagcttggtgagaaggcaacaactgttggcgcaattattagaaaatggaagaagttcaagatgacggtcaatctccctcggtctggggctccatgcaaaatctcacctggtggggcatcaatgatcatgaggaaggtgagggatcagcccagaactacacggcaggacctggtcaatgacctgaagagagctgggaccacagtctcaaagaaaaccattagtaacacactacgccgtcatggattaaaatcctgcagcgcacgcaaggtccccctgctcaagccagtgcatgtcaaggcccgtctgaagtttgacaatgaccatctggatgatccagaggaggaatgggagaaggtcatgtggtctgatgagactaaaatagagctttttggtctaaactccattggccgtgtttggaggaagaagaaggatgagtacaaccccaagaacaccatcccaaccgtgaagcatggaggtggaaacatcattctttggggatgcttttctgcaaaggggacaggacgactgcaccgtattgaggggaggatggatggggccatgtatcgcgagatcttggccaacaacctccttccctcagtaagagcattgaagatgggtcgtggctgggtcttccagcatgacaacgacccgaaacactcagccagggcaactaaggagtggctccgtaagaagcatttcaaggtcctggagtggcctagccagtctccagacctgaacccaatagaaaatctttggagggagctgaaagcccgtattgcccagcgacagcaccgaaacctgaaggatctggagaagatctgtatggaggagtgggccaaaatccctgctgcagtgtgtgcaaacctggtcaagaactacaggggcctgtactacgaagcaagttcaacatacccaggatatcttttccttatccagattcactaacccggacaattgcaatcacgctaagcggtcacacgacggtggttatcaactcggtatatcaacccaggtttctccaatctggactatgagcgcgtgcacataaaaggggcggtgttttcagcgcatgaccaatcgcaagcatggagaagtccgctgtcagagccgctcatttcagtagcgaagagcaaacaataattttacggaaatatgatgagtataggcatataatacaggcaaaaagcaacacagttgcagctgcaaaatgcaggaaagacagctggcaaaagatcgctgactgtataaatgcgtaagttcatagggatataaacatatatttgaatattctgggaatcttaatcttaaactgtaaaccatgatcagcaatattaaaataataaaaggcttgcaatatttcagttgatttgtaatgaatccagaatgtatgacattttttgtttttgtgtttgcattacagaaaatcacaatattctaattttctgagacagtctgtatatattggttctataactattgttgttgaccgataacttgtgctgatgctgtaccaaataattgggtttatttatttattttattttattttttattttttcaggaggggggtatttagtattttaaagtgacttctcagaatgttcgagggacgaaattgaaaatcccttttttgctatccccttacaaatgcatcttctttttgatttcttcttgatttatttatttaattggtattagttttggattgactgtacatcggattttgggtgatgatttgttttatttattcattgattgatttattttttattttctcctccacctcttttttctttttttctggatcgttcatacaggtaatcatcagggaaagcaaaggggttttggtggtccctgaatacgcgttctcttcggagggatcctctcacgatccgcgcaccaagctccactggattctcttggaaagggcatgtcattttccaagagagctgattggtcagtgggcggtgcttttatacccggcgatctgtatctcgaacataacctgctccggagcaggttagctgttcagcataagttaccatggcgatgtaccccggtgagaagtgaaccaccgtcgtagtcctgaaaacccagggttaaacctgaagttacctcgctaaccccaaatcccgcttcgtagttcAGGCcccaggaaacgtctgatctctgtaattgaaaacaaggtttctgtaccaaatattaagttctgtttttctgatgtatcaaatacttttgtcatgcaataaaatgcaaattaattacttaaaatcatacaatgtgattttctggattttcttttttaaattaaataattttaaaatgtatggCAAAACcggaattttatttatttatttcagtgtgttttgtttgttgcttgtttttttatttattatatcagtgtgtattatattattgttattaatatatttacttattttccagatattaattaatcatttgtgtgcgtgtgtgttttttgattaATCTGTtggtctatttatttatttattttttttaaatacatttattttattattttgaacgACTAATGTTACCAGTCGTTCTGTGATCAGAACGAACAATCACTATTTACtattatatctatatataatgtaaatataagaccctttgtggcacaacacagTATATAAAttcatttgataaataatctactttattaattattaataattgtcgaaggacaatcatcaataactctttgataactgaaccagcaccccctttgtggcaaAACACagtgtatgtttaaaaaaaaaaaaagcttcatacaatgatgagaaaactggcttataggaTTCTGGACTGTCATTGGAACCTCCGAGTGttagagacaaaaaaagaagaaagaaactcAGCAGACGTTCAATAAGAGAGACgttttatttcagaaaaaacCTCCAAACATCTCATAGTTGCTGTGACTTCACAGGCGTCTTGCAGGAGGTTCTGCAAACTCCCCAGAACCAGATCCTGGAACCACCACCAGATCCTGGGTCCCAGAGGCACAGCAGGGCGGGCTCAGAGGAAGGTTTCGCACCACTCCACCAGGGCCCGAGTGCAGAGGTCGGCCTGGTAGTCGTTGGCGCCGGAGGTTTCCTTCAGCCAGGCCTTGAACTTCTCCGGGTCCCTCCCCATCTGCACGAAGTGACCCAGAAGCGCGGAGGCCTGAGAGACAGAGACCAGAGTTCAGGACCAGCACAGAACCACAGTTAGATGTACCTGGGTAGGGGGGCTCACCTTGGTGAAGCCCTTCTTCACCAGTTTCTCGCCCAGCACTTCCCCGATCCCCGGCAGGGCCGTCACCGGCTTGTCCTCTATCGGCTCACGCACGAAGTCCCGGTGCTTCCTAGTATCGTCTGGCATCCTGCTGTAGGAGAAAGGTTCAGCGTGTTTTCTCTTTCGTTATCAAACAGTCAAATCAGATGCCGGCTCTGCGAGTCGTCTGTCCCGCTGGAATCCGCTCGGTCCCGATTTAAGCTGGTCGTGAGGGGTGTGGCTTCAGAACACACCTGTGGGTGGGCGTTGGCTCCTCAGACACCTGTCGGTGTGTTATTCATAGTTTACTGATGTTCCAACAGCCAGACGTCAACTGGGAATGAAGCAAAGCAGGAAGTCGGGTCGGGACAACTTTCTGTCACATGACCCGGTTCAACCGTCAGACGTTGTCCTCACATCTTTCAGTCAAGCTTTATCTAAACGGCTCTTTTTATTTCCAACTTGTGCAACAAGCTGTTTAACAGGTTGAAACACAGAAACAATAAATACACAAGAGAAACTACCGGCCGGTCTCACTGTTCCCGTTCAGGTCTAAACTTCTAGAACCTGTATGATCcacatcagtctggctttaggccactcaactgaaactgctcttctgtCAGTTACTGAGACACTACGGGTtgccagatctgctggtctgTCCTCAGTCCTCCTACTGCTGGACCTGTCTGTTGCCTTACACACAGTCaaccaccacatcctcctctaCACACTCTCAAAGCTTCAcatttcaggatctgtcctcCTGTGGTTCATGTCTGACCTCgcaggaagatccttcagagaATCAGGACAAGGACGAGTGTCCAGATCACATGAGCTGGCAATAGGGTCCTGAAATGTCCTTGATTCTCAAAACAGTCATATCAGCTatgcacctgctgtttagtaTTATTGTAAACTGTGAGAGAAGCGCTTGTTCACACAGGAGAACTCCCGTGTGAACCATGACTTAGACTTAGGGTGAGAACTGGCAGGCGGGGGTTGAAGGGTCAACCCCCTCCGCGAGATGTCGTATAAAGACGGGGGGCAGCCGGAAATTCAGCAGAGTCAGCTAGGGTTGATGGCTACTCTGCCTGGACTGTTCCGGCTCTCCTAGTCCTTCTGTGTTAAGGTAAGAGTTTAGGCCAAGCCTTGTGTAATTGTCTGTTGCTTTgtcatttgcgggggataacttgacacagagttatcctagcaaagggcagtTGTGTGTGAGTCTTCTTGGTATGCACTGCTTGCtaataaatgttttcatatcttatagcaaaagcgagtgtgtgtggttcatttttgcacagccgGCCCCTCTAGAACCTaagtgagatttctcccaaaacatttGGCGTTGTCGGCAGGATAGAAGGAAACTGATCAGGATAAAAGAAGACTGATTTACGTTTTATTGAGTGGCTGCGGTGTAAAAATGTCTAAGACTCAGGATTAAAGAAAACTGATTGATGTTTTAGTGGCTGTGGAGCAAAAATGTTTAAGCATAAAGATAAGTGTGAATTTGTTTTCCTGCGGGATGGAGGGGGACGCCCTGAGTCCTGGAAAGCAAAGATTGTTGACGGGTCGCCTGAAACTGTGATTTGTGTGGCGGTGCTGTGGAAACATCAACATGACTTCAGAAttgagcaggagctgcaggcaCAGGCAGAGATTGAGCTGTGTGCAGCGCTGTGCAAACGTCCACATGCTGATAAAGAGTGCAGTGAGAAATGGTTGACCAAAGTAATGACACAGGTGGTCCGCTCGAAGAGCCGAGTTCTGCCTGTGAGGAAAATGGATGAGGCTCATGTGCGAGCGTTTGTAGCCCGTACTGATTACGATCAGTGGAATCCTGAAAAGTGGGCTGATCGATATCGAGCCCTGATGTTGAATTTTGATACCGCAGGTAGGCCAGCTTTGGTATTGAAAATCATGATTAAAGATTTAGACAGTCTGACTGACTGGGGAGCGGTAACACGCCCACAGAGGGGCGTATCCCCAAcgaggcagcagcctcaacgGGTCCGGGGGGAACCAGGACAGGGCCCTCTGGAAAGGTTGTTTGGGGCGCTCTGATTAAAGCTGGAGTCCCCTCTGTTGAGATTGATCGCAGAAAATTGATTAAAGTCTCCTGTGTGAGCGCTGGACTAGTATTGGGCGTGTCTTAGTAGCTGAGGGGGAAAGCTCTGAAGAAGATGAGTGTGATGAGTGACGGGTATGTTTAGGATGTAGAGTCTCAACCCAGAAACcaagtttttttaattgttctgAGAGGAAAAAGAGTCCAAAATGAGAAAGTACGGGATGTGGCCCGATTTGCCAGAGGAATGTTACTAGGAATTTGGCCGAGCCCCACTTATTAGAACTCAAAAATGGTCTGATGACATACGCCCCCATGTCACCTTGATATTTATTGGAATAAATCTGTACAAAAAGCGGTGGCTCTGGTAGGCACAGgaaccttgtttttcattttattgtaaTGATGGTTATTACATTTGATCAGATTTAATTACTTTGATCATCGTCCAGTATTTTGGACGGCTGTGCTGTAGTTTCGTGGGAGATAATAATTGTTCACTTTTTGTTgccaaggaaaagaaaaaaaaaaaaaaaaaacagcttttttttttctccacgaaGGAAATGTTGATCAAGCAGGCACTCCTAAGTACCCCCtgactgatttgtttttttttctcagtgttCCAGTGCATCCTGACAGTTAatttgggtttgtttttgttttgtttgttataCGTTCGGTCGTATGGGGTCGGCTCGACGTAGGGTCAAGCAGCCGTGCTGATTCCAGCAACGAGGCTATGGTCCACCTAGGCCGGCTGCACTGATTGCCCAGGGCGATGATGGAACATGCACTGTGATGACACTGGAGAGCAGAACTGGGTGACGATCCCAGTTAGCAAATGCTATTTGTGTGAAAACTAATCTTGTGTGTCTTATGAAGTTCTGTATGATGCAGGAGTGACCTGGTGGAGACTGCTGATGGGAACCAGACCAACTGGAGATGGCTCTGAACTACGGGTTCCGCCTAAGACGTGGTGGTGCCGGATTCTGGGTCCTGTAATCGCCACCTGTCAGGGTTCGGCTGAGGCTCTGGTGCACACGGGTGTTGTGTGGGCGGTGAGGATGCCAGTCCTGCCATCATGCCATCACACACAACGGAGACGCGCATGGTGTAATACACTCCTTGGAGGAGCTGGCGCTGTTCTGGGCGTTCCCAACGGTGTAGATGGGGGGATGACCGGAACCGTGTTGTCGAGTGCTGGGAGGTCAACCTCAGGCGCCGTCCATTCCCTTGGACAGTGGATGCTGAaggtgatgaggaggaggaagacgaggaggaaCAGGACGAAAAGAGACTGCCAGTATAATAAATGGAATGTTGAATTGTCTGATATGTCTAGTGAAGTGTTTGTAAACATTTCTAATGCTATCAGTACTACTGGATGTGGTTTACAAACTGTGCATGCTAGATTGCAGCAGGAACAGTTCATTAGAGTGATTACATCACCCAATGCTAACGAATTAAAGAGACTGTTTAACATTAGTAATACTCTCTGGATCCGCATATATCCTGAAAAAACTGTCTGTAACCATGCCACCTGTACAGTTAAATGGGTCCAGATGAATGTGACTGATATCGTGCCAATCTGtaagttttatgttttgccAATAATAGCCAATAATGTGTACTGGTTTTTGAAGACTCAAGGTGATTGGTATAGCCCAGTGACTAATGACACCTATGATTTGAAAGCTTATGATAGGACAGATAAGGAGGTTGCCTGTATGACTAAGAATAGATATCATGATCCATGTTTTGCTGGGGACACAGTGCTATGTGAGTGGTATGTTGATCTTTTGTGGCAGACTGGACCTCATACTCTGTGTTTAGCCACTATGCATGCTCACCCAAGGTTGCCGCAGACACTGTTCTCTGGATGTTTGAGGGATGCGTACACCTGGTACTGGAACAACCAGACCTTTAGACTTACGAATTTCATGTCAGAACACCATCTGACGGGGGTTCAATGGAAGGCACTGAGTTTGCCCTGGACTATCTCCCTGGACAGGTTCAGGTGGCCACTGAATCAGTCTACGGAgctaaaacaaattattaaGTCCCTTGGGTCTAACGTGTCCAGACTCCTCGTGTCGACCCTCATCACCGGTGGAAAGGTGGTACATGCCGCTAAGGTGATAGAGCAGAAAAGCGCACATCATTGGTGGGATATCTTTTAAGGAATGTCTGCAACAGCTAGAACACATGTGGCGCCTCCACTGTTAATATTGGTTGTTGTATTGTGTGTGCTTACCATGTGTAATAAATTTTGCATGCCACTATATTCAAAATGCATGTAGATGGTACAGGTATAGTGGACGTaggggagaagaggaggatatCACCTTTGATGATTACCATGGTAATGGATGTTTGTTTTTGAATTAAGGACATTTCCAGGCCAAGAGGTGGAATGAGAGGCGGAATATGTTTGGTGTCCTGGAATGCCCTTAATTCAACTTTTCATATTAATTATGCTATGCTTGTTTCTCATGTATTATGCTTGTTTTGAATTAGGACATTTTCAGGCCAAGAGGtggaatgaaggaagaaaaaataagttttgtgtcctgaaatgtccttgattctcaaaacagtcatatcagctatgcacctgctgtttagtaTTATTGTAAACTGTGAGAA
This window harbors:
- the LOC133463771 gene encoding uncharacterized protein LOC133463771; amino-acid sequence: MNFLSGALGNDGNDGIAKIAGAKVGEMVEDTLKKALGGDDKKEAEKEKGGAEGSGEGGFGIGDALSLVGGKKEEDKGGFGVGDALSLVGGKSEGSGGGGGVDVKNALGGLFG
- the LOC133463678 gene encoding barrier-to-autointegration factor-like protein, which translates into the protein MPDDTRKHRDFVREPIEDKPVTALPGIGEVLGEKLVKKGFTKASALLGHFVQMGRDPEKFKAWLKETSGANDYQADLCTRALVEWCETFL